Proteins encoded in a region of the Flavobacteriaceae bacterium HL-DH10 genome:
- a CDS encoding MaoC/PaaZ C-terminal domain-containing protein, producing MYFKSTFFEDYQLDNKRVTLGRTITETDFVVHAGHTGDFFPHHMDEAWCKTQPFGQRIAHGTMIFSIGIGLTASEINPEAFSKGYDRMRFVKPVHIGDTIHSEVTISNKGEAKRPEMGTVTEHVEIINQNGEVVLVCDHLLLVKRKP from the coding sequence ATGTATTTCAAATCAACATTTTTTGAAGATTATCAACTAGACAATAAACGTGTAACACTAGGAAGAACCATAACCGAAACAGATTTCGTAGTGCATGCAGGACATACAGGCGACTTTTTTCCGCATCATATGGATGAAGCATGGTGTAAAACACAACCTTTCGGACAACGTATTGCGCACGGAACCATGATTTTCAGTATAGGTATTGGTTTAACAGCTTCCGAAATAAATCCAGAAGCTTTTTCTAAAGGCTATGATAGAATGCGATTTGTAAAACCTGTTCATATTGGCGATACCATTCATTCAGAAGTCACCATTTCTAATAAAGGAGAAGCCAAAAGACCAGAAATGGGAACCGTAACCGAACATGTAGAAATCATAAATCAAAACGGTGAAGTTGTTTTGGTTTGCGACCATTTACTACTTGTTAAACGAAAACCTTAA
- a CDS encoding L-rhamnose/proton symporter RhaT, with protein sequence MSAPNSLLGTLLHAVGGISAASCYLPSTKTKGWSWNTYWLAQSIFAWLVMPMLLAWLTVPNFFSIIAEAPSKPFWMAFFLGGIYGFGGMSFGKAINHIGYSLTYTIAIGISAVVGTIMPLMVFGGLGNFFTKPGGGIVLFGMLLSIAGVVICGWAGFKKEKDINAEKLKSAGFNMMLGLVLSIIAGVLSGVFNLSLEFGQPIADMAAENGAGHFEGNAKLVVSTLGCFVVNFIWYIVVGFKQKTIQEFLPKNKNVTTQEPKSNLLRNWLLSSLTGMLWCLQFFFYGLGHVKMGEFQFASWVLHMSMLIFFSYIVGVIMKEWKNVKKETYAILLVGLFVLIVSFCVTSYGSY encoded by the coding sequence ATGAGTGCACCAAATTCTTTATTAGGAACGCTTCTTCATGCAGTAGGAGGTATTTCAGCAGCAAGTTGTTATTTACCTAGCACCAAAACAAAGGGGTGGTCATGGAACACCTATTGGCTAGCACAATCTATTTTTGCTTGGTTGGTAATGCCGATGCTATTAGCGTGGTTAACAGTACCTAATTTCTTTTCTATAATAGCAGAAGCACCTTCAAAACCCTTTTGGATGGCATTTTTTCTAGGAGGTATTTATGGCTTTGGTGGTATGTCTTTTGGTAAAGCTATTAACCATATAGGTTATTCTTTAACCTATACCATTGCTATTGGTATTTCAGCAGTTGTTGGAACCATAATGCCGCTCATGGTTTTTGGAGGCTTAGGAAATTTCTTTACAAAACCAGGAGGTGGTATTGTTCTTTTTGGAATGCTATTATCTATTGCGGGAGTTGTTATTTGCGGATGGGCTGGCTTTAAAAAAGAAAAAGATATAAATGCAGAAAAACTTAAGAGCGCAGGATTTAACATGATGTTAGGTTTGGTCTTAAGCATTATTGCAGGTGTACTTTCGGGCGTGTTTAATTTATCCTTAGAATTTGGACAACCAATTGCTGATATGGCAGCCGAAAATGGTGCAGGACATTTTGAAGGAAATGCTAAACTAGTAGTTTCTACATTAGGTTGTTTTGTTGTAAACTTCATTTGGTACATAGTTGTTGGTTTTAAACAAAAAACAATCCAAGAATTTTTACCTAAAAATAAGAATGTAACAACACAAGAACCGAAGAGTAATCTTTTAAGAAACTGGTTATTATCATCTTTAACGGGTATGTTATGGTGTTTACAATTTTTCTTTTATGGTTTAGGGCATGTAAAAATGGGCGAATTTCAGTTTGCAAGTTGGGTATTACACATGTCTATGCTAATCTTCTTCAGCTATATTGTAGGTGTGATTATGAAAGAATGGAAAAATGTAAAAAAAGAAACTTATGCCATTTTACTGGTTGGATTATTTGTTTTAATTGTATCGTTTTGTGTGACTAGTTACGGTAGTTATTAA
- a CDS encoding LamG-like jellyroll fold domain-containing protein has translation MISKSNWIKISLKIIPIALSIGFLYNCKTSKKNPEQNDTTEWLIADILKTKSNSIHSNGLPKIVESPYGEAVQFNGIDDALFIKEMPLKSLKEFTIEMIFNPSLNAPFEQRVVHIGKVSDDRMLLEIRAIDNNWYFDGFVASGENKLALIDENLLHPLGAWYHVALVVSKNSLSTYVNGKLELTEPYTFNPIETGQSSVGVRLNKRSWFKGDIYKVKISPKQLKPKEFMSF, from the coding sequence ATGATTAGTAAGTCAAATTGGATCAAAATCTCCTTAAAAATAATTCCAATTGCTTTAAGCATTGGCTTTCTTTATAATTGCAAAACTTCAAAAAAAAATCCAGAACAAAACGATACTACAGAATGGTTAATTGCTGATATATTAAAAACAAAATCTAATTCTATTCATAGCAATGGTCTACCTAAAATAGTTGAATCACCATATGGTGAAGCTGTTCAATTTAATGGTATTGATGATGCACTATTCATTAAAGAAATGCCTCTAAAATCATTAAAAGAATTTACCATAGAAATGATTTTCAATCCGTCATTAAATGCGCCATTTGAGCAACGTGTTGTGCATATAGGAAAGGTTTCAGATGACAGGATGCTACTTGAAATTAGAGCGATAGACAATAACTGGTATTTTGATGGTTTCGTGGCTTCAGGGGAAAACAAATTAGCTCTAATAGACGAGAACTTGCTTCATCCTCTTGGAGCGTGGTACCATGTTGCTCTAGTGGTTTCTAAAAATAGCCTTAGCACCTATGTAAATGGAAAACTCGAACTAACAGAACCTTATACTTTTAACCCTATTGAAACGGGACAGAGCTCTGTTGGAGTGCGGTTAAATAAACGTTCCTGGTTTAAAGGTGATATATATAAAGTTAAAATTTCTCCAAAACAACTTAAGCCAAAAGAATTTATGAGTTTTTAA
- a CDS encoding pectate lyase, translated as MKIANHYLLLFIILIVGLKLEAQEKTSKEQVLETMFKATEFMVEKASTNGGYVWYYLPDFSRQWGEMEAYKTMIWMQGAGTIGMGHLFLDAYRATLNEYYYEAAQKAAAAVIWGQSHEGGWNYMVDFAGDRSLKQWYNTIGKNGWRLEEFQHYYGNSTFDDDVTTDATRFLLRMYLEKMDPSYKPALDKAINFILISQYPNGGWPQRYPLMYNYSKNGFPDYSSFYTFNDDVIWENINLLIQCYLVLGEQRFLDPIHRGMNFYKISQDSCGAWGQQLNMKMETASARTYEPAAYLPGATSENAFLLMKFYELTGDKTFLEGVPKAISWLEKVALPADKVEGHRTHPTFVDVKTNKAIYVHRKGSNVKYGKYYIDEDDKNLLSHYYGKGGVPLEKLKEEYNKMSQLSAEEVSKDSPLKPAQFKYEGTPQKYYNLNRFSFQFNVDEAKVKEIVSALDDQNRWLTTRAFISNPYIGDGKKTELTDAYSTTRVGDETDTSPFQNTTDQKYISTGNYIRNMKLLINYLKPEVQ; from the coding sequence ATGAAAATAGCTAACCACTATCTACTTCTTTTCATCATTTTAATTGTAGGACTAAAACTAGAGGCACAAGAAAAAACATCTAAAGAACAAGTATTAGAAACCATGTTCAAAGCAACCGAATTTATGGTTGAAAAGGCAAGCACTAATGGTGGCTATGTTTGGTATTATCTGCCCGATTTTTCACGTCAGTGGGGAGAAATGGAAGCTTATAAAACAATGATTTGGATGCAAGGGGCTGGAACAATTGGCATGGGACATCTATTTTTAGATGCTTATAGAGCTACCCTAAACGAATACTATTATGAAGCCGCTCAAAAAGCTGCAGCAGCGGTTATATGGGGACAAAGTCATGAAGGTGGTTGGAACTATATGGTAGATTTTGCAGGAGATCGATCGCTTAAACAATGGTATAATACAATAGGTAAAAACGGATGGCGCTTAGAAGAATTTCAACATTATTATGGAAACTCAACTTTTGATGATGATGTTACTACGGACGCTACACGATTTTTATTAAGAATGTATTTAGAAAAAATGGACCCTTCATATAAACCAGCTTTAGATAAAGCTATTAATTTTATTTTGATTAGCCAATATCCTAATGGTGGATGGCCTCAAAGGTACCCTTTAATGTATAATTATAGTAAAAATGGGTTTCCTGACTACTCATCATTCTATACATTTAATGACGATGTTATTTGGGAAAATATTAATTTACTTATTCAATGTTATTTAGTTTTAGGCGAACAACGATTTCTTGACCCAATTCATAGAGGTATGAATTTTTATAAAATATCTCAAGATAGCTGTGGCGCTTGGGGACAACAGTTAAATATGAAAATGGAAACAGCAAGTGCCAGAACCTATGAACCTGCTGCCTATTTACCAGGAGCAACTAGCGAAAATGCATTCCTTTTAATGAAATTTTATGAATTAACTGGTGATAAAACATTTTTAGAAGGTGTTCCCAAAGCTATTAGTTGGTTAGAAAAAGTAGCACTTCCTGCTGATAAAGTTGAAGGACATCGTACACATCCAACCTTTGTAGATGTTAAAACCAATAAAGCTATTTATGTACACAGAAAAGGATCTAACGTAAAGTATGGTAAATATTATATAGATGAAGATGATAAAAATTTATTATCGCATTACTACGGTAAAGGAGGCGTTCCTCTTGAAAAACTAAAAGAGGAGTACAATAAAATGTCACAGCTATCAGCTGAGGAAGTTTCTAAAGATTCACCTCTTAAACCAGCACAATTTAAATATGAAGGGACTCCTCAAAAATATTATAATTTAAATAGGTTTAGTTTTCAATTTAATGTTGATGAGGCTAAAGTAAAAGAAATTGTTAGCGCATTAGATGATCAAAATCGTTGGTTAACAACTAGAGCTTTTATTAGCAACCCATATATTGGAGATGGAAAAAAAACAGAACTCACTGATGCTTATAGCACTACAAGAGTTGGTGATGAAACAGACACCTCCCCTTTTCAAAACACAACAGATCAAAAATACATTTCAACAGGAAACTACATCAGAAACATGAAGCTTCTTATTAATTATTTAAAACCAGAGGTTCAATGA
- a CDS encoding Gfo/Idh/MocA family oxidoreductase: MNVTYKPLLPETQQPIIIIGASGIVKDAHLPAYKMAGFKVYGITNRTISKAHVLAEKYDIEHVFDTVADAVKQAPKNAVYDITVLPDQYIEILEQLPDGAAVLIQKPMGNDYKQAKEIVEVCERKNLVAAINFQLRFASFVSAARNIIEQGLIGDLYDLEFKVTVNTPWELFPVIKQHPRLEILFHSVHYIDCIRSFLGNPKSVMAKTWKHPLKNLSSCRSTIILDYGENMSVKINTNHDHQFGSKHEESYIKWEGTKGAIKAKMGLLMNYPHGLPDKFEYALPIDKNSNIYEWETIDLEGSWFPEAFVGTMSNLMRYKEGSDKILHASVQDVLDTMKVVEACYLSNTSGGIQLNDLN; this comes from the coding sequence ATGAATGTTACTTACAAGCCTTTATTACCAGAAACGCAGCAACCAATTATAATTATTGGAGCAAGCGGTATTGTTAAAGACGCCCACTTACCAGCCTATAAAATGGCAGGATTCAAAGTTTATGGTATAACAAACCGAACCATATCTAAAGCGCATGTGCTTGCTGAAAAATATGACATAGAACATGTATTTGATACAGTTGCCGATGCTGTAAAACAGGCTCCAAAAAATGCGGTTTATGACATTACCGTATTGCCAGACCAATACATAGAAATTTTAGAGCAATTACCCGATGGTGCTGCTGTACTTATTCAGAAACCAATGGGTAATGATTATAAACAAGCTAAAGAAATTGTAGAAGTATGCGAACGTAAAAACCTTGTTGCAGCTATTAATTTTCAGTTACGATTTGCGTCCTTTGTGAGTGCTGCAAGAAATATTATTGAACAAGGACTTATTGGCGATTTATACGATTTAGAATTTAAAGTTACCGTAAACACACCATGGGAATTATTTCCGGTAATTAAACAGCATCCGCGTTTAGAAATACTATTTCATAGTGTTCACTATATAGATTGTATTCGCTCATTTCTAGGAAACCCTAAAAGTGTTATGGCAAAAACTTGGAAGCATCCTTTAAAGAATTTATCATCTTGCAGGTCTACCATTATTTTAGATTATGGAGAAAATATGAGTGTTAAAATAAACACCAATCATGACCACCAATTCGGATCTAAACATGAAGAAAGTTATATAAAATGGGAAGGCACTAAAGGCGCTATTAAAGCTAAAATGGGCTTGTTAATGAACTATCCACATGGTTTACCCGACAAATTTGAATACGCCCTACCTATTGATAAAAATAGTAACATTTATGAATGGGAAACAATAGATTTAGAAGGCTCTTGGTTTCCAGAAGCCTTTGTAGGCACCATGTCCAATTTAATGCGTTATAAAGAAGGTTCAGATAAGATTTTACATGCTAGTGTTCAGGATGTTTTAGATACCATGAAAGTGGTGGAAGCATGCTATTTAAGTAATACCAGCGGAGGCATTCAATTAAATGATTTAAATTAA